One segment of Trueperaceae bacterium DNA contains the following:
- the ilvN gene encoding acetolactate synthase small subunit, which produces MTVSRHVLSVTVRDQPGVLLRIAGLFARRGYNIESLSVAQTERPGLSRTTFVVTGEDATVEQVTKQLQKLIDVLTVVDHSGSAYVSRELMLIKVAVRSPDDRVELRQIAQDFRARIVDVARQALTFEVTGDEGKVQAFIGQMRPFGILELVRTGMVALERTEQERGRARAA; this is translated from the coding sequence GTGACCGTCTCGCGCCACGTCCTCTCCGTGACGGTGCGCGACCAGCCCGGGGTGCTCCTGCGCATCGCTGGCCTGTTCGCGCGCCGCGGCTACAACATCGAGTCCCTCTCGGTCGCCCAGACCGAGCGGCCCGGCCTCTCGCGCACGACCTTCGTCGTCACGGGCGAGGACGCGACCGTCGAGCAGGTCACGAAGCAGCTCCAGAAGCTCATCGACGTGCTCACGGTCGTCGACCACTCCGGCTCGGCGTACGTGAGCCGCGAGCTGATGCTCATCAAGGTCGCCGTGCGCTCGCCCGACGACCGCGTCGAGCTCAGGCAGATCGCCCAGGACTTCAGGGCCCGCATCGTCGACGTCGCCAGGCAGGCGCTGACCTTCGAGGTCACCGGCGACGAGGGCAAGGTGCAGGCGTTCATCGGCCAGATGAGGCCGTTCGGGATCCTCGAGCTCGTGCGGACCGGCATGGTCGCCCTGGAGCGCACCGAGCAGGAGAGGGGGCGCGCCAGGGCCGCATGA
- a CDS encoding 2-isopropylmalate synthase — MSYVRFFDTTLRDGEQSPGVALNTAQKLEIAHALARLGVDVIEAGFPITSQGDYECVRAIAAEVEGPIVCALARTHTADIDRAAQAVEVARRPMIHIFTSASDVHLEHMLRKTREEVLELSDRMVRYARGFVDEVEFSAQDCMRADPEFVYALVRTAIAAGATTVNVPDTTGYGTPQEYGGLIRSIFENVPEARDVRISTHCHDDLGLAVANSLAGVEAGATQVEATINGIGERAGNTSLEEAAMALYTRADHYGASIGINTREIYRVSKLVERHTGMLVPPNKAVVGENAFSHEAGIHQDGVIKHRATYEIMNAELVGRDAGVLVMGKHSGRRAFRKTLADLGYANVPDQRLDAVFARFKDLCDRKSRVTNEDIRALMDDEAGRVAEAYVLRSVQFQSGTNMTPVATVTLETDTGPVTLAGTGDGPVDAVYHAIEAITGLSLELDSYDLRSVGSGKDALGEVTIRVRQDSRLVQGRGLSTDVVEASAKAYVDVLNKLAAGQVRLTAGRRAGEEAAGVAAGD, encoded by the coding sequence GTGAGCTACGTCCGGTTCTTCGACACGACCCTGAGGGACGGCGAGCAGAGCCCGGGCGTGGCGCTGAACACCGCGCAGAAGCTCGAGATCGCTCACGCGCTCGCCCGCCTCGGGGTCGACGTGATCGAGGCCGGCTTCCCCATCACGAGCCAGGGCGACTACGAGTGCGTGCGCGCGATCGCCGCGGAGGTCGAGGGACCCATCGTCTGCGCCCTGGCCCGCACGCACACGGCGGACATCGACAGGGCCGCGCAGGCCGTGGAGGTCGCCAGGCGCCCGATGATCCACATCTTCACCTCGGCCAGCGACGTGCACCTCGAGCACATGCTGCGCAAGACGCGGGAGGAGGTCCTCGAGCTCTCGGACAGGATGGTCCGCTACGCGCGCGGCTTCGTCGACGAGGTCGAGTTCAGCGCCCAGGACTGCATGCGCGCCGACCCCGAGTTCGTCTACGCGCTCGTGCGCACGGCCATCGCCGCCGGGGCGACGACCGTCAACGTCCCCGACACCACCGGCTACGGGACGCCGCAGGAGTACGGGGGCCTCATCAGGTCGATCTTCGAGAACGTGCCCGAGGCCAGGGACGTGCGCATCAGCACCCACTGCCACGACGACCTCGGCCTGGCCGTCGCGAACTCCCTCGCCGGCGTGGAGGCGGGCGCGACGCAGGTGGAGGCGACGATCAACGGCATCGGCGAGCGCGCCGGCAACACCTCCCTCGAGGAGGCCGCGATGGCGCTCTACACGCGCGCGGACCACTACGGGGCGAGCATCGGCATCAACACGCGAGAGATCTACCGCGTCAGCAAGCTCGTCGAGCGGCACACCGGCATGCTCGTGCCCCCGAACAAGGCCGTGGTAGGGGAGAACGCCTTCTCGCACGAGGCCGGCATCCACCAGGACGGCGTGATCAAGCACCGCGCCACCTACGAGATCATGAACGCCGAGCTGGTCGGACGCGACGCCGGCGTGCTCGTCATGGGCAAGCACTCGGGCAGGCGCGCGTTCCGCAAGACGCTCGCCGACCTCGGCTACGCCAACGTGCCCGACCAGCGGCTCGACGCCGTGTTCGCCCGGTTCAAGGACCTCTGCGACCGCAAGAGCAGGGTGACGAACGAGGACATCAGGGCGCTCATGGACGACGAGGCCGGGCGCGTCGCCGAGGCCTACGTGCTGCGGAGCGTGCAGTTCCAGTCCGGCACGAACATGACGCCCGTCGCGACGGTGACGCTGGAGACGGACACCGGCCCCGTGACGCTGGCCGGCACCGGCGACGGTCCCGTCGACGCCGTCTACCACGCGATCGAGGCGATCACGGGGCTGAGCCTCGAGCTCGACTCCTACGACCTCAGGAGCGTGGGCTCGGGCAAGGACGCCCTCGGGGAGGTGACGATACGCGTGCGCCAAGACTCGCGGCTGGTGCAGGGCCGCGGTCTCTCGACCGACGTCGTCGAGGCCTCGGCGAAGGCCTACGTGGACGTGCTCAACAAGCTGGCGGCCGGCCAGGTGAGGCTGACCGCCGGCCGGAGGGCCGGGGAGGAGGCGGCCGGCGTCGCGGCCGGGGACTGA
- the ilvC gene encoding ketol-acid reductoisomerase, with the protein MAKIYYDADADIDDLQGQTIAVIGYGSQGHAHALNARDSGCDVVVGLRRGSNSWAAAEAAGLRVMEVAAAAAAGDIVMVLLPDEVQGRVYREQIEPHLEPGNALAFAHGFNIHFHQIAPPKAVDCFMVAPKGPGHLVRRTFREGGGVPCLLAVHQDATGDVKRRALAYAKAIGGTRGGVVETTFKEETETDLFGEQAVLCGGLTALMQAGFETLVAAGYQPELAYFECVHEMKLIVDLIYEGGFEKMRHSISNTAEYGDYVTGRKVIDEGVRERMREVLANIRSGAFAREFLLDNEAGQVVLRTGRRNSAESQIAQVGAELRGMMPFIGRQEEAEEGPKEVPA; encoded by the coding sequence ATGGCGAAGATCTACTACGACGCCGACGCCGACATCGACGACCTGCAGGGACAGACGATCGCCGTCATCGGCTACGGCTCGCAGGGACACGCCCACGCGCTCAACGCCCGCGACTCGGGCTGCGACGTCGTCGTCGGCCTCAGGCGCGGCTCGAACTCGTGGGCCGCCGCGGAGGCCGCGGGACTGCGGGTCATGGAGGTCGCCGCGGCGGCCGCGGCCGGGGACATCGTCATGGTCCTGCTGCCCGACGAGGTGCAGGGACGCGTCTACCGCGAGCAGATCGAGCCGCACCTCGAGCCGGGGAACGCGCTGGCCTTCGCGCACGGCTTCAACATCCACTTCCACCAGATCGCGCCGCCCAAGGCGGTCGACTGCTTCATGGTCGCCCCCAAGGGACCCGGCCACCTCGTGCGCCGCACGTTCCGCGAGGGCGGCGGCGTGCCTTGCCTCCTGGCCGTCCACCAGGACGCCACCGGCGACGTCAAGCGCCGGGCGCTGGCCTACGCCAAGGCGATCGGCGGCACGCGGGGCGGCGTGGTGGAGACGACGTTCAAGGAGGAGACCGAGACCGACCTGTTCGGCGAGCAGGCGGTGCTGTGCGGCGGCCTCACGGCGCTGATGCAGGCCGGCTTCGAGACGCTCGTCGCCGCCGGGTACCAGCCCGAGCTGGCCTACTTCGAGTGCGTGCACGAGATGAAGCTGATCGTCGACCTCATCTACGAGGGCGGCTTCGAGAAGATGCGCCACTCGATCTCGAACACGGCCGAGTACGGCGACTACGTGACCGGCCGCAAGGTCATCGACGAGGGCGTCAGGGAGCGGATGCGCGAGGTGCTGGCGAACATCCGCTCCGGCGCGTTCGCGCGCGAGTTCCTGCTCGACAACGAGGCCGGGCAGGTCGTCCTCCGGACGGGCCGCCGCAACTCGGCCGAGTCGCAGATCGCCCAGGTCGGCGCCGAGCTCCGCGGGATGATGCCCTTCATCGGACGCCAGGAGGAGGCCGAGGAGGGCCCCAAGGAGGTACCGGCGTGA
- the ilvB gene encoding biosynthetic-type acetolactate synthase large subunit translates to MKGAEVVMKMLERHGVEVVFGHPGGAIMPIYDALYDSGVKHVLVRHEQAGTHMADAYYRASGRVGVCFATSGPGATNLVTGLATAHMDSSAVVAITGNVVRGLIGTDAFQEADVYGITGPVTKHNYLVKDVADLPRVLTEAFHIASTGRPGPVLVDVPKDVQLAECDGPLDAEIDLPGYRPTCVGNARQIERAAEAIAKAQRPVMIVGGGGQAAPDEVADFVAHTGIPVITTLMGIGAYPPGRDESLGMPGMHGTVTANRAITHCDLILGAGLRFDDRVTGKVSRFAPNATVVHIDIDPAEISKLVKAHVPVVGDLRDVLPRLRALLPRLEIGPWREQLAAWKDKYPERYKADSPLVSQEVLEMLREAAGGGCIVTTEVGQHQMFAARLFPTTKPRSFITSGGLGTMGFGLPAAIGAAFARPGEQVVCVAGDGSIQMNVQELATLAKHRLPVVIAILNNGMLGMVRQWQELFHAQRYSEVYLADSNPDFAKLAEAYGIEGHNVFDREHARRVIPAALAKGEPVLLNFLVYEAEKVWPMVPAGAGVDEMIIGDQEPEPAAAEPREEVPA, encoded by the coding sequence GTGAAGGGTGCAGAGGTAGTGATGAAGATGCTCGAGCGGCACGGCGTGGAGGTCGTGTTCGGGCATCCGGGGGGCGCGATCATGCCGATCTACGACGCCCTCTACGACTCGGGCGTCAAGCACGTGCTGGTCAGGCACGAGCAGGCCGGCACCCACATGGCGGACGCCTACTACAGGGCCTCCGGCCGCGTGGGCGTCTGCTTCGCCACCTCCGGACCCGGAGCGACGAACCTGGTCACGGGCCTGGCGACGGCGCACATGGACTCCTCGGCCGTCGTGGCGATCACCGGCAACGTCGTACGCGGGCTCATCGGCACCGACGCCTTCCAGGAGGCCGACGTCTACGGCATCACCGGGCCGGTCACGAAGCACAACTACCTGGTCAAGGACGTCGCGGACCTGCCGCGCGTGCTCACGGAGGCGTTCCACATCGCGTCCACGGGCCGCCCGGGCCCCGTCCTCGTGGACGTGCCGAAGGACGTGCAGCTGGCCGAGTGCGACGGCCCGCTCGACGCCGAGATCGACCTGCCCGGGTACCGGCCCACCTGCGTGGGGAACGCCCGCCAGATCGAGAGGGCGGCGGAGGCCATCGCCAAGGCGCAGCGTCCCGTGATGATCGTCGGCGGCGGCGGCCAGGCCGCGCCGGACGAGGTCGCCGACTTCGTCGCGCACACCGGCATACCCGTGATCACCACGCTGATGGGCATCGGCGCCTACCCGCCGGGGCGCGACGAGTCCCTGGGCATGCCGGGCATGCACGGCACGGTCACCGCGAACCGAGCCATCACCCACTGCGACCTGATCCTCGGCGCCGGCCTGCGGTTCGACGACCGCGTCACCGGCAAGGTCAGCCGCTTCGCACCGAACGCGACCGTCGTGCACATCGACATCGACCCCGCCGAGATCTCGAAGCTCGTCAAGGCCCACGTGCCCGTCGTCGGCGACCTCCGCGACGTGCTGCCCCGCCTGCGGGCGTTGCTGCCCCGCCTGGAGATCGGCCCGTGGCGGGAGCAGCTCGCGGCCTGGAAGGACAAGTACCCCGAGCGCTACAAGGCCGACAGCCCGCTGGTCTCGCAGGAGGTCCTCGAGATGCTCCGCGAGGCCGCCGGCGGCGGCTGCATCGTCACCACCGAGGTCGGCCAGCACCAGATGTTCGCGGCGCGCCTCTTCCCGACCACCAAGCCGCGCAGCTTCATCACCTCCGGCGGCCTCGGCACGATGGGCTTCGGCCTGCCCGCCGCGATCGGCGCCGCCTTCGCCCGACCGGGCGAGCAGGTCGTGTGCGTCGCCGGCGACGGCAGCATCCAGATGAACGTGCAGGAGCTCGCCACGCTGGCCAAGCACCGCCTGCCGGTCGTCATCGCGATCCTCAACAACGGGATGCTGGGGATGGTCAGGCAGTGGCAGGAGCTGTTCCACGCCCAGCGCTACTCGGAGGTCTACCTCGCCGACTCGAACCCCGACTTCGCGAAGCTCGCCGAGGCCTACGGCATCGAGGGTCACAACGTCTTCGACCGCGAGCACGCCAGGCGCGTGATCCCCGCCGCCCTGGCCAAGGGCGAGCCCGTGCTGCTGAACTTCCTCGTCTACGAGGCCGAGAAGGTGTGGCCGATGGTCCCGGCGGGCGCCGGCGTGGACGAGATGATCATCGGCGACCAGGAGCCGGAGCCGGCGGCCGCCGAGCCGCGCGAGGAGGTGCCGGCGTGA